Proteins co-encoded in one Corylus avellana chromosome ca9, CavTom2PMs-1.0 genomic window:
- the LOC132191597 gene encoding disease resistance protein RGA2-like yields the protein MTELASGIAQKILEKLGSLVHEELRLVLDIKSELTELEATVTTIKAVLLDAEEKQANNWALSIWLRQLKDIFYDAEDVLDEVECQVLRKQVVTTYGSTSRKVCDFFSCFPALAFRSQLGHKIKNIRERLGKITAEKDKFNLVERVEDRYVMHRRRGMTHSYVPPSNVIGRENDQKNITDLLMKHDANRNNVNVISIVGLGGIGKTTLAKLAYNDKRVAEHFELRMWVYVSEDFDVTKLIREIIAEVGVRTDEKLSTLNELQTNLREKLRNKRFLLVLDDVWNEDRNKWMELRDLLLGCSEGSKILVTTRSNKVASIMGTVSTHNLKGLSEKDSLSLFRKFAFKDGEDKKYPNLLEIGKEIVEKCKGVPLALRTLGSLLFSKLGEREWQFVRDNEIWKLEQQEDDILPALKLSYDQMSSHLKQCFAFCSLFPKDQEFDSGELISFWMAHGLLNKTLNSQELEDVGDVYFKELWSRSFFENVENELWYYRYRFKMHDLVHDLALKVAEEECSIVNFYTQNIPRTARHLSFLQNGRQVPSYFYKLSSGVRTALFPIEQQVSTLVEECILKFKCLRVLDLSLSSFEVLSSSIDTLKHLRYLSLAWNGSIKKLPHSICNLYNLQTLLLHGCERLERLPKDTTKMIRLRIFVSRDIDGREPY from the exons ATGACTGAACTTGCCTCTGGCATTGCACAAAAGATCTTGGAGAAGCTAGGATCCCTTGTTCACGAAGAGCTCCGCTTGGTTCTGGACATCAAAAGCGAGCTGACAGAACTTGAGGCCACTGTGACAACCATTAAAGCCGTGCTCTTGGATGCTGAAGAGAAGCAAGCTAACAATTGGGCGCTGAGCATCTGGCTAAGACAGCTCAAAGATATATTTTATGATGCCGAGGATGTGTTGGATGAAGTTGAGTGCCAAGTTTTAAGGAAGCAAGTGGTCACAACATATGGGAGCACTAGTAGAAAGGTATGTGATTTCTTTTCATGTTTTCCTGCCCTTGCATTTCGTTCTCAACTGGGTCACAAAATCAAGAACATTAGGGAGAGGTTGGGTAAGATTACAGCTGAAAAGGATAAATTTAATCTCGTTGAACGAGTTGAAGATAGGTATGTCATGCACCGGAGGAGGGGCATGACACACTCATATGTTCCTCCTTCAAATGTCATTGGTAGGGAAAATgatcaaaaaaatataacagATCTTTTGATGAAACATGATGCTAATAGAAATAATGTCAATGTAATTTCTATAGTTGGATTAGGAGGGATAGGGAAGACCACACTTGCTAAGTTGGCGTACAATGATAAACGTGTAGCTGAGCATTTTGAATTGAGAATGTGGGTATATGTGTCTGAGGATTTTGATGTTACTAAATTGATAAGAGAAATCATTGCAGAAGTAGGTGTTAGAACTGATGAAAAGTTGAGTACTCTAAATGAGTTGCAAACCAActtgagagaaaaattgaggAATAAGAGATTTTTACTTGTCTTGGATGATGTTTGGAATGAAGATCGTAATAAATGGATGGAATTGAGAGATTTGTTACTTGGTTGTTCTGAAGGAAGTAAAATTTTGGTGACAACACGTAGTAATAAGGTTGCTTCCATTATGGGCACAGTTTCCACACACAATTTAAAAGGTTTATCCGAAAAGGATTCTTTGTCTTTGTTTAGAAAATTTGCATTTAAGGATGGGGAAGACAAAAAATATCCAAACCTCTtagaaattggaaaagaaattgTGGAAAAATGCAAAGGAGTTCCATTGGCACTAAGGACTTTAGGCAGTCTACTTTTCTCAAAGCTTGGTGAACGAGAGTGGCAATTTGTGAGAGATAATGAGATATGGAAATTAGAACAACAGGAGGATGATATTTTACCTGCATTAAAACTAAGTTACGATCAAATGTCATCTCACTTGAAGCAATGCTTTGCTTTCTGTTCTCTTTTCCCAAAGGATCAAGAATTCGATAGTGGTGAGTTGATTTCATTTTGGATGGCACATGGACTCCTTAACAAAACACTCAATAGTCAAGAGTTGGAAGATGTTGGCGACGTGTATTTCAAGGAGTTGTGGTCGAGATCTTTCTTCGAAAATGTTGAGAATGAACTATGGTACTACAGGTATAGGTTTAAAATGCACGATCTTGTCCATGACCTTGCACTCAAGGTTGCTGAAGAAGAGTGTTCAATAGTCAACTTCTACACCCAAAATATTCCTAGAACAGCTCGTCATTTGTCATTTTTACAAAATGGTCGACAAGTTCCAAGTTACTTTTACAAGTTAAGTAGTGGTGTGCGGACCGCTCTGTTCCCAATCGAGCAACAAGTGTcgaccttagttgaagaatgcATCTTGAAATTCAAGTGCTTGCGGGTGCTTGACTTAAGCTTATCATCGTTTGAGGTGTTGTCAAGCTCTATCGATACTTTGAAGCATTTGAGATATTTGAGCCTAGCTTGGAATGGCAGTATCAAGAAACTTCCTCATTCCATTTGCAATCTGTACAATTTGCAAACTTTGCTACTTCATGGGTGTGAGCGACTTGAGCGGTTGCCCAAAGATACAACAAAGATGATCCGTCTTAG AATCTTTGTTTCAAGGGATATCGATGGACGGGAGCCTTACTAG
- the LOC132191310 gene encoding putative WEB family protein At1g65010, chloroplastic isoform X1, protein MFRLHHKNRHAKSGDRVDFKLSRFKALQVPKGWDKLLVSIVSVETGKTIAKSGKALVQNGSCQWTDTLSESIWVSQDDSSKELQDCFFKLVVSAGSARSGILGEATVNMTGYMSSNAPVPVSLLLKKCNYGTIFQVKIHCLTPRTNLRGEGSKESNFHMEEDQEANYHDLDSKSDGSGSTFARSAGSSSSKDLGSTSHPGEPGSRETSFSASGSYHSNDSREGSITREMCSPLISDGHGLIGRQESVSSQNSVHTGSNPVGDPFKSSHSSFTSQLMGSQNHSQDSLKEFVTSSLKPAGSPKNLKDAAQETIDELRAEAKMWERNARKLMLDLDILRKEFSNQSKNQENLNIELSAAYAELDGLKNEVEQLKFSPEKPMVQQIATKDSSFQDEGVSYIQKELQDELKFQKESNADLALQLQRSQASNLELVSILQELEETIEKLKIEIENLSAPHSQFGDNENFIQVNKEENRNLLLQLQQLQESERNLQDKVQLLEQALENKNHQIGNEGSLSNQTLFEIEAEYKRKLYAKEEEIISSNAKLSESLKGRHFPEIGSINEGDSNMIREIEVLKEKVQELERDCNELTDENLELLFKLKEATKNSMVGGTPFDLIPHELLDKSFTSFESEVSEHKSQIHLLEDKLMRRNFREAEDNDDISIQELERLNMEMEVKVTELGKELSQKNSETAKLESILQSKEEEIGVLRQCRSELEAKVSNLQKEKIQLEEQMGVMQRESDITSKCLDDLRNDLMALSGSLDSHVSANKILERKSSELEHGKYELELRISDLKQENVQLSAHISGLEDQLEYLTDERETYQLELENSKSHVQSLHDEITRLRIEIDSEKVCMKEKLQDMQHWWSEAQEECEDLRRANPKLKATAESLIEECSNLQKSNGELRKQKLEWNVHCSLLEEKLRKSERNFADSSKRVEILEESLSSMLEEISSKEKSLTSELEALLDENKRHKEKLIVEGGLLNRMYLEKKIEVENLQQEVNHLTKQLSANHEEKERIASDAVLEISGLRADKANLESALHESQLELKWIENELNIRRIESDSKLQSLMDELDASKQNQEMLMAENEEVLKLLENYKSDEAKFKTTVNGLELKLKVSEYERQQLAEKSDNLKVQLQNMTHLCDEVLALKNELNGTMYEKEKLEASLHLISGECEDLKAGKNLLVEKISALQKAMSELEDCKVTLENELSQIRKLNSQYQRKIQLLEEERDQCITRAQALEEELKLMKEGKQNQRESSTMKISSFSKTNTKVTPVHEDMKLSKKNDMAKNSSQHRDVKRRQASKNGKVQELLKEQHRIHNNQHQREDDSGHEILEGSPHAVGDDPASKVQLLENELAKAMEANNMYKAQVDRLLSEGQNGHAHAARKSTAEDEIGAKESSGRTNSSLEAELIDIRERYLHMSLQYAEVEARREELVMKLKAAKGMKRWFS, encoded by the exons ATGTTCAGGCTACACCACAAGAACAGGCATGCCAAATCAGGGGACAGAGTGGATTTCAAGCTCTCCCGCTTTAAGGCCCTCCAG GTACCGAAAGGCTGGGACAAGCTGCTTGTATCTATTGTCTCTGTGGAAACTGGGAAAACAATTGCAAAGTCAGGCAAAGCACTGGTGCAAAATGGAAGTTGTCAATGGACAGATACTCTGTCAGAATCTATATGGGTTTCACAGGATGACTCTTCAAAGGAGCTACAAGATTGTTTCTTCAAGCTTGTGGTCTCCGCG GGTTCAGCTAGATCTGGCATCCTTGGAGAGGCCACAGTCAATATGACAGGCTATATGAGTTCAAATGCTCCTGTTCCAGTTTCGCTGCTATTGAAAAAGTGCAATTATGGGACAATTTTTCAA GTAAAAATTCACTGCCTCACACCAAGAACAAATCTCAG GGGTGAAGGATCAAAAGAGAGTAATTTCCATATGGAAGAAGACCAGGAAGCAAACTATCATGATCTGGACTCTAAGTCAGATGGGTCTGGAAGTACATTTGCAAGGAGTGCTGGATCTTCCTCTAGCAAAGATTTGGGCTCTACCTCACACCCAGGAGAACCTGGGAGCAGG GAAACAAGTTTCTCTGCATCGGGTTCATATCACAGCAATGACTCAAGGGAGGGTTCCATAACGAGGGAAATGTGCTCCCCATTAATTAGTGATGGGCATGGTCTGATTGGAAGACAAGAATCGGTCAGCTCCCAAAATAGTGTACATACTGGCTCTAATCCTGTTGGTGATCCTTTTAAATCAAGTCATTCATCATTTACTTCACAGCTAATGGGTTCACAAAATCATTCCCAGGATAGTTTGAAAGAATTTGTAACATCATCTTTGAAACCAGCTGGCTCTCCTAAAAACCTTAAGGACGCTGCACAAGAAACAATTGATGAGCTTCGTGCAGAAGCTAAGATGTGGGAGAGGAATGCCCGCAAGCTCATGCTTGATTTGGATATTCTGAGGAAGGAATTCTCCAATCAGtccaaaaaccaagaaaatctAAACATTGAGCTTTCAGCAGCATATGCAGAACTTGATGGTTTGAAGAATGAAGTAGAACAATTGAAATTTTCACCAGAGAAGCCAATGGTGCAACAAATAGCAACCAAGGATTCATCCTTTCAAGATGAAGGTGTATCCTATATTCAAAAGGAACTACAAGATGAACTGAAGTTTCAGAAAGAGTCCAATGCCGATTTGGCTCTGCAGTTGCAGAGGAGTCAAGCATCAAACCTTGAGCTTGTTTCTATTCTTCAGGAGCTGGAAGAGACCATAGAAAAGCTGAAGATTGAGATAGAGAATCTTTCAGCACCGCACTCACAATTCGGTGAtaatgaaaactttatccaaGTAAATAAAGAGGAAAACAGAAATTTATTGCTCCAGCTACAGCAATTGCAGGAATCAGAAAGGAATTTGCAAGATAAGGTGCAACTGCTGGAACAAGCATTGgagaataaaaatcatcaaataggGAATGAAGGGAGTCTGAGCAACCAAACCCTATTTGAAATTGAGGCAGAATACAAACGTAAGTTGTAtgccaaagaagaagaaatcatcAGTTCAAATGCAAAGTTATCTGAGTCTCTCAAAGGAAGACATTTTCCAGAAATTGGGTCCATAAATGAAGGTGATTCGAATATGATAAGGGAAATCGAGGTATTGAAAGAAAAAGTGCAGGAGCTAGAAAGGGATTGCAATGAGCTGACAGATGAAAACCTAGAGCTTTTATTCAAGCTTAAGGAAGCAACAAAGAATTCCATGGTGGGAGGCACTCCTTTTGATCTTATACCCCATGAGCTTTTAGATAAATCTTTTACCAGCTTTGAGTCTGAAGTCAGCGAACATAAATCCCAAATACACCTTCTGGAAGACAAGTTAATGAGGAGAAATTTCAGGGAGGCTGAAGATAATGACGATATTTCAATTCAAGAACTTGAGCGTCTGAACATGGAAATGGAAGTTAAAGTCACAGAACTGGGTAAGGAATTGAGTCAAAAAAATTCTGAGACTGCAAAACTGGAGTCTATATTGCAGTCTAAAGAAGAGGAGATTGGAGTGCTTAGACAGTGCCGGAGCGAATTAGAGGCTAAGGTCTCTAAtcttcaaaaggaaaaaattcaGCTAGAGGAACAAATGGGAGTCATGCAGAGAGAAAGTGATATCACGTCTAAATGCTTAGATGATTTGCGAAATGATTTAATGGCACTCAGCGGCAGCTTGGATTCCCATGTTTCTGCCAATAAGATTCTTGAAAGAAAATCTTCAGAGCTAGAACATGGAAAATATGAACTGGAGCTCCGCATATCAGatcttaaacaagaaaatgTACAGTTGTCAGCGCACATATCTGGTTTGGAAGATCAACTAGAATATTTGACAGATGAGAGGGAGACCTATCAATTGGAACTAGAGAATTCCAAATCTCATGTTCAAAGCCTCCACGATGAGATCACTAGACTAAGAATTGAGATAGATTCTGAAAAGGTGTGTATGAAAGAAAAGTTACAGGACATGCAACACTGGTGGTCAGAAGCTCAAGAAGAATGTGAAGATCTTAGAAGAGCCAATCCAAAGTTAAAAGCTACAGCTGAGAGTCTCATCGAAGAATGCAGTAATCTTCAGAAATCAAATGGAGAGTTGAGGAAGCAAAAATTGGAGTGGAACGTGCATTGTTCCCTCTTGGAGGAAAAGTTgagaaaatcagagagaaatTTTGCTGACAGCTCCAAAAGAGTTGAAATCTTAGAAGAAAGTCTTTCTTCAATGCTGGAAGAAATTTCCTCAAAAGAGAAAAGCCTTACTTCAGAATTAGAAGCACTTCTTGATGAAAACAAAAGACACAAAGAAAAACTTATTGTGGAAGGAGGCTTATTAAATAGGAtgtatttggagaaaaaaattgaagttgagAACCTTCAACAAGAGGTAAACCACCTAACAAAGCAACTTTCTGCAAAtcatgaagaaaaagaaagaatagcTTCTGATGCTGTGCTTGAAATATCTGGTTTACGGGCAGATAAGGCTAATCTGGAATCTGCTCTTCACGAATCTCAATTGGAGCTGAAATGGATTGAGAATGAACTCAATATCAGGCGAATAGAATCTGACTCAAAGCTGCAAAGCCTGATGGATGAGCTTGATGCTTCTAAACAAAACCAGGAAATGCTGATGGCGGAGAATGAGGAAGTGTTGAAGCTGTTGGAGAACTACAAATCAGATGAAGCAAAATTTAAAACCACTGTGAATGGTCTTGAACTAAAGCTTAAAGTTTCTGAATATGAAAGGCAACAACTTGCAGAAAAATCTGATAATTTGAAGGTTCAGTTGCAGAATATGACACATCTTTGTGATGAAGTTTTGGCTCTTAAGAATGAGCTTAATGGAACCATGTATGAAAAAGAGAAACTGGAAGCTTCACTGCATTTAATATCTGGGGAATGTGAAGATCTGAAGGCAGGGAAGAATTTACTCGTTGAGAAGATCTCTGCATTGCAGAAAGCCATGTCTGAATTAGAGGACTGCAAAGTCACGTTAGAAAATGAGCTCAGCCAGATCAGGAAACTAAACAGCCAATATCAGCGGAAGATACAACTGCTTGAGGAGGAGAGAGATCAGTGCATAACAAGAGCTCAAGCCCTTGAAGAAGAATTAAAGTTGATGAAGGAAGGAAAGCAGAATCAAAGGGAGTCCAGCACTATGAagatttctagtttttctaaaACCAATACCAAAGTTACTCCTGTCCATGAAGATATGAAGCTCTCAAAG AAGAATGACATGGCGAAGAACTCTAGTCAGCATCGTGATGTTAAAAGGAGACAAGCCTCGAAGAATGGTAAAGTACAAGAACTTTTAAAAGAGCAACATAGGATTCATAACAACCAACATCAAAGAGAG GATGATAGTGGCCATGAGATTCTTGAGGGAAGTCCTCATGCTGTTGGAGATGATCCTGCTTCAAAGGTTCAGTTGCTTGAGAATGAACTGGCTAAGGCTATGGAAGCAAATAACATGTATAAAGCTCAGGTTGACAG
- the LOC132191310 gene encoding putative WEB family protein At1g65010, chloroplastic isoform X2, whose product MFRLHHKNRHAKSGDRVDFKLSRFKALQVPKGWDKLLVSIVSVETGKTIAKSGKALVQNGSCQWTDTLSESIWVSQDDSSKELQDCFFKLVVSAGSARSGILGEATVNMTGYMSSNAPVPVSLLLKKCNYGTIFQVKIHCLTPRTNLRGEGSKESNFHMEEDQEANYHDLDSKSDGSGSTFARSAGSSSSKDLGSTSHPGEPGSRETSFSASGSYHSNDSREGSITREMCSPLISDGHGLIGRQESVSSQNSVHTGSNPVGDPFKSSHSSFTSQLMGSQNHSQDSLKEFVTSSLKPAGSPKNLKDAAQETIDELRAEAKMWERNARKLMLDLDILRKEFSNQSKNQENLNIELSAAYAELDGLKNEVEQLKFSPEKPMVQQIATKDSSFQDEGVSYIQKELQDELKFQKESNADLALQLQRSQASNLELVSILQELEETIEKLKIEIENLSAPHSQFGDNENFIQVNKEENRNLLLQLQQLQESERNLQDKVQLLEQALENKNHQIGNEGSLSNQTLFEIEAEYKRKLYAKEEEIISSNAKLSESLKGRHFPEIGSINEGDSNMIREIEVLKEKVQELERDCNELTDENLELLFKLKEATKNSMVGGTPFDLIPHELLDKSFTSFESEVSEHKSQIHLLEDKLMRRNFREAEDNDDISIQELERLNMEMEVKVTELGKELSQKNSETAKLESILQSKEEEIGVLRQCRSELEAKVSNLQKEKIQLEEQMGVMQRESDITSKCLDDLRNDLMALSGSLDSHVSANKILERKSSELEHGKYELELRISDLKQENVQLSAHISGLEDQLEYLTDERETYQLELENSKSHVQSLHDEITRLRIEIDSEKVCMKEKLQDMQHWWSEAQEECEDLRRANPKLKATAESLIEECSNLQKSNGELRKQKLEWNVHCSLLEEKLRKSERNFADSSKRVEILEESLSSMLEEISSKEKSLTSELEALLDENKRHKEKLIVEGGLLNRMYLEKKIEVENLQQEVNHLTKQLSANHEEKERIASDAVLEISGLRADKANLESALHESQLELKWIENELNIRRIESDSKLQSLMDELDASKQNQEMLMAENEEVLKLLENYKSDEAKFKTTVNGLELKLKVSEYERQQLAEKSDNLKVQLQNMTHLCDEVLALKNELNGTMYEKEKLEASLHLISGECEDLKAGKNLLVEKISALQKAMSELEDCKVTLENELSQIRKLNSQYQRKIQLLEEERDQCITRAQALEEELKLMKEGKQNQRESSTMKISSFSKTNTKVTPVHEDMKLSKNDMAKNSSQHRDVKRRQASKNGKVQELLKEQHRIHNNQHQREDDSGHEILEGSPHAVGDDPASKVQLLENELAKAMEANNMYKAQVDRLLSEGQNGHAHAARKSTAEDEIGAKESSGRTNSSLEAELIDIRERYLHMSLQYAEVEARREELVMKLKAAKGMKRWFS is encoded by the exons ATGTTCAGGCTACACCACAAGAACAGGCATGCCAAATCAGGGGACAGAGTGGATTTCAAGCTCTCCCGCTTTAAGGCCCTCCAG GTACCGAAAGGCTGGGACAAGCTGCTTGTATCTATTGTCTCTGTGGAAACTGGGAAAACAATTGCAAAGTCAGGCAAAGCACTGGTGCAAAATGGAAGTTGTCAATGGACAGATACTCTGTCAGAATCTATATGGGTTTCACAGGATGACTCTTCAAAGGAGCTACAAGATTGTTTCTTCAAGCTTGTGGTCTCCGCG GGTTCAGCTAGATCTGGCATCCTTGGAGAGGCCACAGTCAATATGACAGGCTATATGAGTTCAAATGCTCCTGTTCCAGTTTCGCTGCTATTGAAAAAGTGCAATTATGGGACAATTTTTCAA GTAAAAATTCACTGCCTCACACCAAGAACAAATCTCAG GGGTGAAGGATCAAAAGAGAGTAATTTCCATATGGAAGAAGACCAGGAAGCAAACTATCATGATCTGGACTCTAAGTCAGATGGGTCTGGAAGTACATTTGCAAGGAGTGCTGGATCTTCCTCTAGCAAAGATTTGGGCTCTACCTCACACCCAGGAGAACCTGGGAGCAGG GAAACAAGTTTCTCTGCATCGGGTTCATATCACAGCAATGACTCAAGGGAGGGTTCCATAACGAGGGAAATGTGCTCCCCATTAATTAGTGATGGGCATGGTCTGATTGGAAGACAAGAATCGGTCAGCTCCCAAAATAGTGTACATACTGGCTCTAATCCTGTTGGTGATCCTTTTAAATCAAGTCATTCATCATTTACTTCACAGCTAATGGGTTCACAAAATCATTCCCAGGATAGTTTGAAAGAATTTGTAACATCATCTTTGAAACCAGCTGGCTCTCCTAAAAACCTTAAGGACGCTGCACAAGAAACAATTGATGAGCTTCGTGCAGAAGCTAAGATGTGGGAGAGGAATGCCCGCAAGCTCATGCTTGATTTGGATATTCTGAGGAAGGAATTCTCCAATCAGtccaaaaaccaagaaaatctAAACATTGAGCTTTCAGCAGCATATGCAGAACTTGATGGTTTGAAGAATGAAGTAGAACAATTGAAATTTTCACCAGAGAAGCCAATGGTGCAACAAATAGCAACCAAGGATTCATCCTTTCAAGATGAAGGTGTATCCTATATTCAAAAGGAACTACAAGATGAACTGAAGTTTCAGAAAGAGTCCAATGCCGATTTGGCTCTGCAGTTGCAGAGGAGTCAAGCATCAAACCTTGAGCTTGTTTCTATTCTTCAGGAGCTGGAAGAGACCATAGAAAAGCTGAAGATTGAGATAGAGAATCTTTCAGCACCGCACTCACAATTCGGTGAtaatgaaaactttatccaaGTAAATAAAGAGGAAAACAGAAATTTATTGCTCCAGCTACAGCAATTGCAGGAATCAGAAAGGAATTTGCAAGATAAGGTGCAACTGCTGGAACAAGCATTGgagaataaaaatcatcaaataggGAATGAAGGGAGTCTGAGCAACCAAACCCTATTTGAAATTGAGGCAGAATACAAACGTAAGTTGTAtgccaaagaagaagaaatcatcAGTTCAAATGCAAAGTTATCTGAGTCTCTCAAAGGAAGACATTTTCCAGAAATTGGGTCCATAAATGAAGGTGATTCGAATATGATAAGGGAAATCGAGGTATTGAAAGAAAAAGTGCAGGAGCTAGAAAGGGATTGCAATGAGCTGACAGATGAAAACCTAGAGCTTTTATTCAAGCTTAAGGAAGCAACAAAGAATTCCATGGTGGGAGGCACTCCTTTTGATCTTATACCCCATGAGCTTTTAGATAAATCTTTTACCAGCTTTGAGTCTGAAGTCAGCGAACATAAATCCCAAATACACCTTCTGGAAGACAAGTTAATGAGGAGAAATTTCAGGGAGGCTGAAGATAATGACGATATTTCAATTCAAGAACTTGAGCGTCTGAACATGGAAATGGAAGTTAAAGTCACAGAACTGGGTAAGGAATTGAGTCAAAAAAATTCTGAGACTGCAAAACTGGAGTCTATATTGCAGTCTAAAGAAGAGGAGATTGGAGTGCTTAGACAGTGCCGGAGCGAATTAGAGGCTAAGGTCTCTAAtcttcaaaaggaaaaaattcaGCTAGAGGAACAAATGGGAGTCATGCAGAGAGAAAGTGATATCACGTCTAAATGCTTAGATGATTTGCGAAATGATTTAATGGCACTCAGCGGCAGCTTGGATTCCCATGTTTCTGCCAATAAGATTCTTGAAAGAAAATCTTCAGAGCTAGAACATGGAAAATATGAACTGGAGCTCCGCATATCAGatcttaaacaagaaaatgTACAGTTGTCAGCGCACATATCTGGTTTGGAAGATCAACTAGAATATTTGACAGATGAGAGGGAGACCTATCAATTGGAACTAGAGAATTCCAAATCTCATGTTCAAAGCCTCCACGATGAGATCACTAGACTAAGAATTGAGATAGATTCTGAAAAGGTGTGTATGAAAGAAAAGTTACAGGACATGCAACACTGGTGGTCAGAAGCTCAAGAAGAATGTGAAGATCTTAGAAGAGCCAATCCAAAGTTAAAAGCTACAGCTGAGAGTCTCATCGAAGAATGCAGTAATCTTCAGAAATCAAATGGAGAGTTGAGGAAGCAAAAATTGGAGTGGAACGTGCATTGTTCCCTCTTGGAGGAAAAGTTgagaaaatcagagagaaatTTTGCTGACAGCTCCAAAAGAGTTGAAATCTTAGAAGAAAGTCTTTCTTCAATGCTGGAAGAAATTTCCTCAAAAGAGAAAAGCCTTACTTCAGAATTAGAAGCACTTCTTGATGAAAACAAAAGACACAAAGAAAAACTTATTGTGGAAGGAGGCTTATTAAATAGGAtgtatttggagaaaaaaattgaagttgagAACCTTCAACAAGAGGTAAACCACCTAACAAAGCAACTTTCTGCAAAtcatgaagaaaaagaaagaatagcTTCTGATGCTGTGCTTGAAATATCTGGTTTACGGGCAGATAAGGCTAATCTGGAATCTGCTCTTCACGAATCTCAATTGGAGCTGAAATGGATTGAGAATGAACTCAATATCAGGCGAATAGAATCTGACTCAAAGCTGCAAAGCCTGATGGATGAGCTTGATGCTTCTAAACAAAACCAGGAAATGCTGATGGCGGAGAATGAGGAAGTGTTGAAGCTGTTGGAGAACTACAAATCAGATGAAGCAAAATTTAAAACCACTGTGAATGGTCTTGAACTAAAGCTTAAAGTTTCTGAATATGAAAGGCAACAACTTGCAGAAAAATCTGATAATTTGAAGGTTCAGTTGCAGAATATGACACATCTTTGTGATGAAGTTTTGGCTCTTAAGAATGAGCTTAATGGAACCATGTATGAAAAAGAGAAACTGGAAGCTTCACTGCATTTAATATCTGGGGAATGTGAAGATCTGAAGGCAGGGAAGAATTTACTCGTTGAGAAGATCTCTGCATTGCAGAAAGCCATGTCTGAATTAGAGGACTGCAAAGTCACGTTAGAAAATGAGCTCAGCCAGATCAGGAAACTAAACAGCCAATATCAGCGGAAGATACAACTGCTTGAGGAGGAGAGAGATCAGTGCATAACAAGAGCTCAAGCCCTTGAAGAAGAATTAAAGTTGATGAAGGAAGGAAAGCAGAATCAAAGGGAGTCCAGCACTATGAagatttctagtttttctaaaACCAATACCAAAGTTACTCCTGTCCATGAAGATATGAAGCTCTCAAAG AATGACATGGCGAAGAACTCTAGTCAGCATCGTGATGTTAAAAGGAGACAAGCCTCGAAGAATGGTAAAGTACAAGAACTTTTAAAAGAGCAACATAGGATTCATAACAACCAACATCAAAGAGAG GATGATAGTGGCCATGAGATTCTTGAGGGAAGTCCTCATGCTGTTGGAGATGATCCTGCTTCAAAGGTTCAGTTGCTTGAGAATGAACTGGCTAAGGCTATGGAAGCAAATAACATGTATAAAGCTCAGGTTGACAG